The window GAAACTCTTGGAAATATTTTTTTGAAAAATAACTTTCCAAAAAATAATATAACCTTTGTTTTGTCAGGCATTTCAAATATGATAATAAGAGAATTGGTAGTGCCATGCCTGAATGAAGAAAAAACTTTTAACCTTATCACATTTGAAGCAAGACAATATTTTCCTACAAGTATAGAAAATTATGTTATTGATTATAAGCAATTAAAGGTTTTCAATGAAGGAAAAACAAAAAAGCAGAAAATTTTACTTGTTGCACTTGCTAAGAGTCTTATTGAAGATATTGTTACAGTTTCAAACAAGCTGGGGCTCAAAATAAAAAAGATTGATATTGAACCAAACACAATATCAAAGCTTGTTGATTTAGAAAGAAAAGTTAGGAAAGAAGCAGAAAAAGAGCTTATAATGCTTGTAAACATTGTACGTTCTTTCATTACTATTGTAATAATAAATCAGGGGGAAATTGTTCTTTCCAAGTCTTTTCCCAATTATGATTTAGAAAGAATGTTCAATGAGGAAGAAGACTCAGAAGCTTTCATAGAATACTTTTATACATATACTATAAATGAGATTGTTGAGAATATTTCAAAATTCTACGAGTTTTATAGAAACAGAGAACAGGATAGCAAAGAACTTTCAAAGGTATATTTAATGGGGGAAGTTTGCCAGCATATAGATATAAGCGATATGCTAAAAACTAAGATAAACGCACAAATGGTATTGCTTACAGATCTTATATCAATTGACAAAAAAATATTACTTACAAAAAGTGAAGTTTGTAACTATTTTACAACAATTAGTGGAATCCTATAGCACTTTAGTTTTCATATTACTGAGGAGAGATAATGAATGGCAAAAAAACTGAAAGATATAAATCTTTTGTTGGCATATGAAAGAGGGATAAAAAAGAAAGATGCAACGCTTAGAGTATATTTTTTGGTGTTTATATTGGAGATATGCTTATTTGCGTTAATTGCTTCTATTTATTTGACTAAAATAATGACTACGAATAATGATATCAAAAGATTGAGTGACGAAATAAGAATAAAGCAGCAACAAATGGTAGAAGCACAAAGACTTGTTGAGAAAAAAACACTGGATACACAAAAGAGAGCTTTACTTGAATATGTATCAAAAAACCACATAAAGTATTTAGAAATTTTGGACAAGCTTGAGGCATTAGCACCTATAAATCTAAAGTTTGAAAGCTTGAATCTTTCAACTGAAAAAATTACATGTACAGTGAAGGCAGATACACTTGAAACAGTGACACAGTTTGTTTACAACCTTCAAACAAGTAATTACTTTATGAACGTAAATTTTAGTAGTGTAACTGGAGATGAAAGTTCAAAAACTTCAACAATATCAGCAGACATAGCAAGGAAGTGAGAAAAAGTGCAAATCACAGACAGAGATAAAAAACTTTTAGTAATTCTTGGTATGGTTATTATTGGATTTTTGTTTTATAACTTTTTCTATACTCCTTATTCTCAAAAGCTTAGTAATTTAATTTCAGAAAAGCAACAGTTAGAAAGTAAGCTAAGTGAAATAGATCAGAAGATTGCTATTTATAATCTTCAAAAACAAAAGTTAAAAGAAGTTGAAAAAGACTATATGTCTATAAGTCAAAAAATTCCGCCCAATCAAGACGAAAAATTTTCAATGCTTGATTTGCAAAGGCTTGCTCAGATGGTTGGGAGTAAAACCTCAGACTTTACATTTTCGCAAAGACAGAGCCTAAATGTTACTTATAACAATATTAATATTGCAAAAGCATACTTTTATTCATCTAAACAAAACTGGCAAATGACATATGCTAACTTCAAAAAATTATTGTTTTTGCAAAAGGAATTTGAACCTTTGTATTCTGTCGATTCAATCTCGTTGTCAGGCGGGAATAACAACATGATAACAGCAAGTTTTGAAATTAAATTTTATGGTTTTGAAGATACGCTTGCTCCTGAAAGGAAATGGCAAAACTTTGCAATTTCATATGGTAAAGGCGATTTGTTCAGTGGTGGATCTGGGCAAAAGGCCAAGTTTATCTATACTCAAGAAGATTTAAAAAAAAATGAAATTACAAAACAGTCATCAGCCTTAAAAGTGGAAAGAACAGATAATATGTCTTTAACAAATGCAGAAACCAGTTTTAAGTTACCACAAAACAATAAAAATATCACTTTTAACGAAAAAAGTGCAAGCACTAAAGACCAAAGTCAATTATCAGAAGAGAAAGTAGATTTTAATAAAGCAGATTTTGTTGTAACAGTATCAACTTTATATTCTCCTACAACCAATGTAACTATTGAAAAAACTCAAAAAGGTTCAATATTTGGTGCTAAAAAGAAAAGTGAAAATGCTTTTATAACAATTAAAAAAGAAGGTGACAAGTATTATTACAGGATTGGTACTCAGGCAAGCGAATATCCCCAAGCTAATAAATTTGACATTTTGGATTTGCAGGATAAAAGCCAGATTTTAATTGTGGTATTTTCAACCCCAAGAAAATACAAAGATGATGAGAATGTAGTAACTCTTAAAGTAACTAATAGTTCTGATAAACCAGTAAAAATTTATATTTCAGGTGATGATAAGCAAAAACCAAGAGTGAACATTGCACCAAGTGGATTTGATATTAGCGTTGTGAGAAAATAAAGTGGGGTGACGAGCAAGCATGAAACAATTAAAAGGGTTTACTCTTGTTGAGGTTATTGTGACAGTTGCAGTATTTGCACTGTTTGTCACCCCCATAGTGTTACTTATTCAGCAGTCGTTGAAGGTAAACATTAGTGCAAAGACAAATCTTGAAGTTGCTGAAGTTATAAATCAAGCTGTTGAAAATCTTGTATATCAAAATGTTTATGGCACAGGTTCTTTGAATATAAATGGATATACAGTAAACTACGAGATTGACGATTCATTTAAAACGGGAACTATTCAAAATATTGAAAACAGCCAAATAGATTTTAGAATATATTTAGATGCGACAGGTAAACTGACAATCGAGGATTTGGCAACTCATAATACCTATGAAAGACAAATATCTTCTAGTACATTTGACAAACTTAGAATACAGATAAGATATGACGAAGCAACCAAGAGGGCGACATATACTTTTGTCCTAAATGGTTCACCAATTATAACTTTTTTAAGTGGAAACAGTACAGAACCTGCCAAACTTGGAGCAGAGTTTGTATGTGACACTTTATCACATTTTCTCTATGTAGTAATTGATGGTGTGTATGACCTCTCAAATAAACTTACTACTACTATGTTCAATCTTTGGCTGACGAATGTTAACAATAATATCAAAATCCTTGCAACAACTCCATTCATTGTCTATGATAATTCTCCGAGACATTCTGTTCTTACAGGCGTAGAAAGGGTAAGGCAGATTTCTTTAAAAATTTATGATTTAAATGGTCAGTTTATTAAAGAATATACAACATATTATACTCACAGGGTGAAGTAGATATGAAAATTGAAAGCAAACATAAAGGTTCGACGTTGGTACTTACAATAATCTTCATAGCGGTTATGTTTGTTATGTCCGTTGCTTTGATTGAAGCAGCAATATCATCACTAAAAATTAGTAAAGGCTACTATGCAAAAAACAGAGCATATTACGATGCAGAAAGTGTTTTTGAAAGAATTATATATTATCTTGACATGGTCGCAGACAAAGCACGAAAAATGGCAGATAATTATGTTTTTATGGAAAGTGGTGTTCTTAACACTCAAAATCCAGATATTGCAAATATCTTAAAAGACTATCAGCAAAAGGAGAGCCAGTATTATCTGCAGTACATGAATGGTCTTATATCCAAGACTGATTATGACAATGCACTTGTTCAAATTAATAAGGAGTACCAAGATAAAGTGAGAAAAAAATTTTTGGAAAAGTTTAAAGAGTATATGAACAATTTTTTTACAAATTCAGGTACGTTTTCTGAGAGACCTGCAATTGAGTTTACTGTTTCTGGCACCATTTATACAATTGATAACTGGAGAGGAACTTCAAATGATTTATATTCATTTATGAAAATGGTAGATTTTAATAATCCGGAAGTTGATGTTGAAATAAGATTTGACCCTGCAACTGATATGAACCTGCACATGTCAAGTACTGATATAGAAAATCCAATTGATATTAAGATGGAAGTTGTTGTAAATTTACTAAAAGAAAAAACTAAAAGAGTTTTAAGAGCAGATTTTAGTATTTTCCCATATAAAAGTAATGCTTTGAATTTTTCTACGAGGACAATAAAGAGAAGTTTTAACCATATACTTGACTATGCAATTTTTGCAGGTAGGAACTTGATTGTTCTAAATGGTTTAAATTTGTTCAAAATAAAAGGTGGAAAGGTCTATGTGAATGGAACTGCAAATGATGTGAGATATTCAAATCCGTCTGAATATTTTGGTGGAATTTTGGCAGGCTTGACACAAACTCAGCTTGATAATTTATCTTCTGATTCAAGAGTTAATAAAATAGATTCAATGACTAAAAATAGAATTGAAAACATCTTGAGTGGTTCGGGAGTTATAAGTGGAAATATAAGAATTGAAAATGCACCTGTATTTGTTGGATATACTGATTTGAATCCCGAAGCACCTTCCAATCCAGTGAGGCTTATGGATAAATATTCGCTATACGGTGGGTTTGTTAAAACTTGTGCTCCTAATTCACAGATAACCATTACAGATGATGTTTATTGTCACAGTATTGTTACAGAAAATGCATCGGATAATTCTTCAATTACAATAGGCAAAAATGCATATATCATGGACAACATCTCAATGTACGCTCAAAATAGCAACATTAATATTTCAGGCTCGCTAATTGGTCTTGGCACAGCAGATGTTCCTTACAATTACAACATGAGTTCTTCAATAGCGATAAATGAAGATACAGCAAGATTAAATATAGGAAAAAATATTGTGCTAATGGGAGTTGTATTTGTTGATGAAATACATAGAACTGATGAAAATGGTAAGGAAAAACTTTTCAGAATGCCAGAGAGTTCTTCGCTAATGCCTAATTTTACTATCTACCAATATTTTAATCTTCCTATAGCAGAACTTTCTGATCTTCTTAATACTCTTGGATTAAATGGAAGTATTGGTTCTTTTACAACACTGGATTTATTTGCTTCTGATTACTTTAAACCATTTAAAGTGAAGGTAAGTCCAACAGAGGAAGTAGAAGCAAGCTTCTATGATATGGATGTTGAAACAGTGGGTGGTTTTCCAATTTCGTCAGTAGAAAGATCAATAAACTTTGTACTTCACTATCTCACCGCGCACATAAAAGACCCTACTGATTTTGATACACAGTATAATACCGGTTCCACTAATATAACTGTTGGTGGAGGAAATATACATTTTGACCCATCAAACCCTTATGATACAAGTTACTTTCATTATTTTTTAAATGCAAATGGTAAACTTTACTTGGCAAGAAGAATTATCAATTTTTTAAATGAACCGACTATTAATTCGACTATTGGCTCGGCAGGTACTGGTGAGTTTGTCAACTTGGGCCAGACCGTATCATCTTCAGATATATTAAGACAGTCTATAATAGACAATGTGATAGATCCAACAAAAGAAAATTATTTCAAAGAATTAAATCTTGTTGACAAAGGGTTATTAGATAACACAAAAGATAAATTTGACTTATTTGATTTTGTCGATTTTAATCAGATTGGATCTGACCGACTTATAATAAATGATGACAAAAATCTTATTGTTATCAGCAAAAATGACGTGGAAGAAATTGATTTTGGACTTCCAAGCTATAATGGGGTTTCACTTTTAGACATAGAAAATGTTTTGATTGTGACAAAAGGCAGTGTTATTCTAAGAAACAGTAGTACACAAGAAAAAACTCTAAAAGGAAATATAATAGCAGGAGGGGATATTGTAGTTTGTGGAAATGGTAATCTTACAATTGAATATAGTAAAGGCATTTCAAGCCAGCTTATGTATTACTTTAACTATGCAAACTTTAACAGCATATCAGACAGGTTGGGTCAGCTTTACAACTTCTTTATAAAGGGCATTGATACAAATGACATTATTGAAATACCATTTGTTAGTACATTTTATGAAACAACAGTAAAAACAAATATTAAGGTTAAAAGTAAAAGACAGGTTGTTAGTGATTGATGAAAGTGGTATAATTTATATTAGAAGATATTTGAAATGGAAAAGTAATTTGTATAAGTTTAATTATAAGTGTTGGATACATTAAAAAAAAGGAGGGATTTTAATGAAACGGAGATTTATGGCATGGATTGGTGTATTACTAATTTTTATGACAATTTGTAGCGGGTTTTATTACTTTTCTACAAAAGCAAAGGCAGCGGATACGTCTTCTGTGAGTATTGGATTTAATGGAGGTGTAGTTAAATCTAAAGGCTATGTAGGAAATGACATTGAAGTAAAACTCAGGCTAACACCGACAGGTTCTATAAACGTGACAAGGTCACCTGTTTCGGTAGTACTTGTTGTTGATTCTTCTGGTTCGATGAGTAGCAATGGTAAGATGACGGCGGCAAAAAATGCCGCAAAGAATCTAATTGACAGTTTTAAAAATTCTGCAAAGTCTGGTGACAAGCTTGGGATTGTTGACTTTGATACTTTTATAAATGATAATTCCACTTTTTATATTAAAGGATTTTATTATCAAAATGGAACATGGAACAAAGGAAATTCATCTTCTATATATGGACCTTATTCATTACCGAATAATTGCACACAGAATCTCATAGATTTAACAAGCTCTTCTGCTGTAAATAACGCAAAGACATACATTGACAATATGGTTGCATCTGGCGGAACTAACATGGAAGCTGCGCTTAATAAAGCAAAAGCACTTCTTGACTCGTCACCCTCTGGAAATGACAAATATGTTGTATTTATTACAGATGGTATGCCAACATTTTATATAAATGGTACAAAAAATGGGTATCCACTTGTTGATGGACCTGGTTCTCAGCCAGATAATACTACAAAGTCAGAGACCCTTTCTGCTGTTCAAACACTTGCGCAAAGTGGAGCGAAGGTATTTGTAGTTGGAGTTGATACAACTGGTGCGGATGTTGACAAAACATTTATCGATTTGATGGCAAGTACTGCAAGCGGAAAGTCTTATTATATCTCAAACCCAAGTGCGTTAAATTCTATTTTGCAGGAGATATTTAGAATAATAAACTTGGCAGTAACATATGATAATCTGACTGTTGAATACCCAATTCCCTCAGGGCTTACAATAACTTCAATGCCTGCTGGCTGGAGAGTTGAAAATGGGAAATTAATAGGTACATTTAATCCTGTCACATTTGAAAATGGTGGCACAACTCCTGCTTCGCAAGAGGTATCTTTTAAGATAACATCTAACTCAGAAGGAATATATAATCTTGGGAAGGCAACACTTACATTCAGAAGATATGATACTTTAAACGGTGAAACCACAGGAAGCGTGGAGGCAAATCTTGGGCAGGTTGAATTTGTCAGAATGCCAGGAATTAGTGCTACATTTCAAATAGTAGGTAGTGGTAATATATATGTGCCAAATACTCAATATGATGCAAAGCTTATAATTAGCGCATTTGGTAAGTCACTTGATATTCCAACAGTCATTAATAATTTTGCTTTAGCAGTAAATGATTCATACATTGCACTGCAGAAGATTACAACCACAAATCCTTCATTTAACTACGCAGTTGATTTAGGGCCAACACCTACGAGTTTGACTATCGATTATAAGATTACATTTTTAAGAGAAGGTACATTTAATTTTACCCCAATATTGTCTTACAGCATAAATAGTGCACCTAATTCTATGAACTTAACACCTATTAATTTATTTGTTATTGATGCTACAAATATGATAAAAAGTTTTTCAATTACTAAAAAAATAATTTCAGATAATTCAAGCGCAAATATATCTATAAAAGTTGATGATTTGGGACTATTTAGTTATGATTCTTCGGCTAAAATAAAGGTATATATCGAAATGAATCCTTCTGACAAACTTAATACAAACGTAACATTTCCAATCCAGCTTGTAGTTGACAGTACTACAAGACAGCAAAATGGTTTGAGAGTATTATCAAAGACTATTACATTTAAATTAAAACCAAGTTTCACATCAGCAACTGTGAGTTTTAATATCTCACAAATTGATATTATTAGTGGTGGTGTAACATATACCACTGCGTATGAGAAGAAGATTAATAATGTTGTTGTTAAAAAAGCTATCCTCAGATAAAAAGTATCAAGATTTAAAAGAGGCTGACTTTTTCAAATAAATAGAAGTCAGCCTCTTTTGCTTTGTTTCAAAAGAGTATCAATTAATGATTTTATATTATGTTCACTATCAATCTTTTCAGCCCAGAAATGTGCTAATTTTATTGTTTCATCAAACTCTTTTTCGTTTCCTAAAACAATATAAGTGTTTGCAATATCATAATATATCTTTGCAAGTTCTAAAGATGACTCTATTTGATTTGCAAGTTTCTCACAAACTTTAAGGTTTTTAAGAGCGCTTATATATTCTCCCTTGTGTCTTAGAACGGTTGAGTACATTCTCAAAGTTTTTATTTTATGTAATGGATTTTTTAATTGTTCGGTTATTGCAATTGCTTTTTCAATAACCAAAATAGCATTATCGACCTTATTTTTTAAGAGGTCTAGTTTAGTTTTGGCAAGAATATACTCAAGCTCAATCCTATTTTCTTTGCTATCAGATATAATTTTTGCAACTTCATTTAGCAGGTCATTTGCAGCGGAGAGATTACCTTTTTCAAGCATTACTTTTGCAAGTCCGATTAAAGATAAAGCTTTTTCTGAGATAAAATTGAATTTATT is drawn from Caldicellulosiruptor diazotrophicus and contains these coding sequences:
- the pilM gene encoding pilus assembly protein PilM, whose translation is MSTKVVIELGKNYIKIAEGNFSGNIHINKLAEEQLKDNLIINDMKFEPNLFYETLGNIFLKNNFPKNNITFVLSGISNMIIRELVVPCLNEEKTFNLITFEARQYFPTSIENYVIDYKQLKVFNEGKTKKQKILLVALAKSLIEDIVTVSNKLGLKIKKIDIEPNTISKLVDLERKVRKEAEKELIMLVNIVRSFITIVIINQGEIVLSKSFPNYDLERMFNEEEDSEAFIEYFYTYTINEIVENISKFYEFYRNREQDSKELSKVYLMGEVCQHIDISDMLKTKINAQMVLLTDLISIDKKILLTKSEVCNYFTTISGIL
- a CDS encoding pilus assembly PilX N-terminal domain-containing protein — translated: MKIESKHKGSTLVLTIIFIAVMFVMSVALIEAAISSLKISKGYYAKNRAYYDAESVFERIIYYLDMVADKARKMADNYVFMESGVLNTQNPDIANILKDYQQKESQYYLQYMNGLISKTDYDNALVQINKEYQDKVRKKFLEKFKEYMNNFFTNSGTFSERPAIEFTVSGTIYTIDNWRGTSNDLYSFMKMVDFNNPEVDVEIRFDPATDMNLHMSSTDIENPIDIKMEVVVNLLKEKTKRVLRADFSIFPYKSNALNFSTRTIKRSFNHILDYAIFAGRNLIVLNGLNLFKIKGGKVYVNGTANDVRYSNPSEYFGGILAGLTQTQLDNLSSDSRVNKIDSMTKNRIENILSGSGVISGNIRIENAPVFVGYTDLNPEAPSNPVRLMDKYSLYGGFVKTCAPNSQITITDDVYCHSIVTENASDNSSITIGKNAYIMDNISMYAQNSNINISGSLIGLGTADVPYNYNMSSSIAINEDTARLNIGKNIVLMGVVFVDEIHRTDENGKEKLFRMPESSSLMPNFTIYQYFNLPIAELSDLLNTLGLNGSIGSFTTLDLFASDYFKPFKVKVSPTEEVEASFYDMDVETVGGFPISSVERSINFVLHYLTAHIKDPTDFDTQYNTGSTNITVGGGNIHFDPSNPYDTSYFHYFLNANGKLYLARRIINFLNEPTINSTIGSAGTGEFVNLGQTVSSSDILRQSIIDNVIDPTKENYFKELNLVDKGLLDNTKDKFDLFDFVDFNQIGSDRLIINDDKNLIVISKNDVEEIDFGLPSYNGVSLLDIENVLIVTKGSVILRNSSTQEKTLKGNIIAGGDIVVCGNGNLTIEYSKGISSQLMYYFNYANFNSISDRLGQLYNFFIKGIDTNDIIEIPFVSTFYETTVKTNIKVKSKRQVVSD
- a CDS encoding type IV pilus modification PilV family protein, coding for MKQLKGFTLVEVIVTVAVFALFVTPIVLLIQQSLKVNISAKTNLEVAEVINQAVENLVYQNVYGTGSLNINGYTVNYEIDDSFKTGTIQNIENSQIDFRIYLDATGKLTIEDLATHNTYERQISSSTFDKLRIQIRYDEATKRATYTFVLNGSPIITFLSGNSTEPAKLGAEFVCDTLSHFLYVVIDGVYDLSNKLTTTMFNLWLTNVNNNIKILATTPFIVYDNSPRHSVLTGVERVRQISLKIYDLNGQFIKEYTTYYTHRVK
- a CDS encoding vWA domain-containing protein, which translates into the protein MKRRFMAWIGVLLIFMTICSGFYYFSTKAKAADTSSVSIGFNGGVVKSKGYVGNDIEVKLRLTPTGSINVTRSPVSVVLVVDSSGSMSSNGKMTAAKNAAKNLIDSFKNSAKSGDKLGIVDFDTFINDNSTFYIKGFYYQNGTWNKGNSSSIYGPYSLPNNCTQNLIDLTSSSAVNNAKTYIDNMVASGGTNMEAALNKAKALLDSSPSGNDKYVVFITDGMPTFYINGTKNGYPLVDGPGSQPDNTTKSETLSAVQTLAQSGAKVFVVGVDTTGADVDKTFIDLMASTASGKSYYISNPSALNSILQEIFRIINLAVTYDNLTVEYPIPSGLTITSMPAGWRVENGKLIGTFNPVTFENGGTTPASQEVSFKITSNSEGIYNLGKATLTFRRYDTLNGETTGSVEANLGQVEFVRMPGISATFQIVGSGNIYVPNTQYDAKLIISAFGKSLDIPTVINNFALAVNDSYIALQKITTTNPSFNYAVDLGPTPTSLTIDYKITFLREGTFNFTPILSYSINSAPNSMNLTPINLFVIDATNMIKSFSITKKIISDNSSANISIKVDDLGLFSYDSSAKIKVYIEMNPSDKLNTNVTFPIQLVVDSTTRQQNGLRVLSKTITFKLKPSFTSATVSFNISQIDIISGGVTYTTAYEKKINNVVVKKAILR
- a CDS encoding PilN domain-containing protein, yielding MAKKLKDINLLLAYERGIKKKDATLRVYFLVFILEICLFALIASIYLTKIMTTNNDIKRLSDEIRIKQQQMVEAQRLVEKKTLDTQKRALLEYVSKNHIKYLEILDKLEALAPINLKFESLNLSTEKITCTVKADTLETVTQFVYNLQTSNYFMNVNFSSVTGDESSKTSTISADIARK